The following proteins are co-located in the bacterium genome:
- a CDS encoding serine hydrolase, which translates to MKSALTQAVRQTANELPGRLGCHICDAAGGVWASHRADERFVTASVIKVPILIALAASVDAGERRWEDVVPVNRDDAAAGSGVIQHLSRPEYTLRDVAVLMIIVSDNRATNLVIDLLGLDRINDYCRRAGWPGTILGRRMFDFDARARGRDNFSTPRETADLFVRLLGGRLLSAASTEAVLEILRAQQLHDKLPAWLPADTAAAHKTGELPGVQNDSGILFLPSGPVIAAVYTNDLTAPAAGRLAIQRVGRAIVENATVEG; encoded by the coding sequence ATGAAATCCGCGCTCACGCAGGCCGTCCGGCAGACCGCGAACGAGTTGCCGGGACGGCTCGGCTGTCACATCTGCGACGCGGCCGGCGGCGTCTGGGCGTCCCACCGCGCCGACGAGCGCTTCGTCACCGCCAGCGTGATCAAGGTCCCGATCCTGATCGCCCTGGCCGCGTCGGTGGACGCGGGCGAGCGCCGCTGGGAGGACGTCGTGCCCGTAAACCGGGACGACGCGGCGGCGGGCAGCGGCGTCATTCAGCATCTGTCGCGCCCCGAATACACGCTGCGCGACGTGGCGGTGCTGATGATCATCGTCAGCGACAACCGGGCGACGAATCTGGTCATCGATCTCCTGGGGCTGGACCGCATCAACGACTACTGCCGGCGGGCCGGATGGCCGGGCACGATCCTCGGCCGCCGGATGTTCGACTTCGACGCCCGCGCGCGCGGCCGCGACAACTTCTCCACCCCGCGCGAGACCGCCGATCTGTTCGTCCGGCTCCTCGGCGGGAGGCTCCTCTCCGCCGCCTCGACCGAGGCCGTCCTCGAGATCCTCCGCGCCCAGCAGCTGCACGACAAGCTGCCCGCCTGGCTGCCGGCCGATACGGCCGCCGCGCACAAAACCGGGGAGCTGCCCGGCGTCCAGAACGACAGCGGGATCCTGTTCCTCCCGTCGGGTCCCGTGATCGCCGCCGTCTACACAAACGACCTGACCGCGCCGGCCGCGGGACGGCTCGCGATTCAGCGGGTCGGGCGGGCGATTGTGGAAAACGCCACCGTCGAAGGCTGA
- a CDS encoding ABC transporter permease: MKRRRSRFLRHRLGMTGGVVVAAMLLAAAGAPLWRTQDPLAMQMSQSLQPPTPQHWFGTDEFGRDVWSRVVYGARLSITVGLASMLLATAAGVPLGAAAGYAGGAFDALVMRGMDAILAFPGLLLAIGLVAALGLGTESGIIAIGVVYVPVFARVTRGAVLVRRQEEYVEAARALGQTDLAILRRHVLPNCIAPVLVQATLGFASAIVIDAGLSFLGAGTPPPAPDWGTMLNEARQFMVSAPHVAVFPGLAISLAVLGFNLLGDGLRDALDPRL, encoded by the coding sequence ATGAAGCGGCGGCGGTCCCGGTTCCTGCGCCACCGGCTCGGCATGACCGGCGGGGTCGTGGTCGCCGCAATGCTGCTGGCCGCGGCCGGGGCGCCTTTGTGGCGGACGCAGGATCCCCTCGCGATGCAGATGTCGCAGTCGCTCCAGCCGCCCACGCCGCAGCACTGGTTCGGCACGGACGAGTTCGGACGGGACGTCTGGTCGCGGGTCGTCTACGGCGCGCGGCTCTCGATCACGGTCGGGTTGGCCTCGATGCTGCTCGCGACCGCGGCCGGCGTGCCGCTCGGCGCGGCCGCCGGATACGCCGGCGGGGCGTTCGACGCGCTCGTGATGCGCGGCATGGACGCGATCCTCGCATTCCCGGGACTGCTGCTGGCGATCGGCCTGGTGGCGGCGCTCGGGTTGGGGACCGAAAGCGGCATCATCGCGATCGGCGTCGTCTACGTGCCGGTGTTTGCGCGCGTCACCCGGGGCGCCGTGCTGGTCCGCCGGCAGGAGGAGTACGTGGAAGCCGCCCGCGCGCTGGGGCAGACGGACCTCGCCATCCTCCGCCGCCACGTGCTGCCGAACTGCATCGCGCCGGTGCTCGTGCAAGCGACGCTCGGCTTCGCGAGCGCGATCGTCATCGACGCGGGGCTGTCCTTTCTCGGCGCGGGGACGCCGCCGCCGGCGCCGGACTGGGGCACCATGCTGAACGAGGCGCGGCAGTTCATGGTCTCGGCGCCCCACGTCGCGGTGTTCCCCGGGCTCGCGATCTCACTCGCCGTGCTCGGTTTCAACCTGCTCGGCGACGGGCTGCGCGATGCGCTGGACCCGAGACTCTGA
- a CDS encoding LysE family translocator has protein sequence MSPAVALLAFIAAGCVLIVTPGPDTALVLRTAAVEGPRRGAYTSAGICFGLLWWGLAAALGISVVLAASHTAYAVLRAIGAAWLVWLGCSIFFLRPRRTPADGDAPQVTDGTDAAWFWRGLLSNVTNPKVGVFFITFLPQFVPADVAVAPWIALLVVIHVALSVIWLGLLIVATRSVGRLLQRPAVSRSLDRITGAVLVGAGVRLAAEGGR, from the coding sequence ATGTCGCCGGCCGTTGCGCTGCTCGCCTTCATCGCCGCGGGGTGCGTCTTGATCGTGACGCCGGGACCCGACACCGCGCTCGTGCTGCGGACCGCCGCGGTCGAAGGTCCGCGGCGCGGCGCCTACACCTCGGCCGGCATCTGCTTCGGCCTCTTGTGGTGGGGTCTCGCCGCGGCGCTCGGCATCAGCGTGGTGCTCGCGGCCTCGCATACCGCCTACGCGGTCCTGCGTGCGATCGGTGCCGCTTGGCTCGTCTGGCTCGGATGCAGTATCTTCTTCCTCCGGCCGCGCCGAACCCCGGCGGACGGCGACGCACCGCAGGTCACCGACGGCACCGACGCGGCCTGGTTCTGGCGGGGCCTGCTCTCCAACGTGACCAATCCGAAGGTCGGCGTCTTCTTCATCACGTTCCTGCCGCAGTTCGTGCCGGCGGACGTGGCCGTCGCCCCCTGGATCGCGCTGCTCGTCGTGATCCACGTCGCGCTGAGCGTAATCTGGCTCGGGCTCCTGATCGTCGCGACCCGGTCGGTCGGCCGTCTGCTGCAGCGCCCCGCGGTGTCGCGCTCGCTCGACCGGATCACGGGCGCCGTGCTGGTCGGCGCGGGGGTGCGTCTCGCGGCGGAAGGCGGCCGGTAG
- a CDS encoding NAD+ synthase: protein MTPRFRIAMAQINPTVGDFEGNTRKIIERLDEAQALGADVVSFPELAVPGYPPEDLLVKADFIEENLACLHEIARHTSRTVAVVGCVDSGEHLYNAAAVLAGGRIAGMYRKMRLPNYGVFDEKRYFQPGTDAPVFVVRGVPVGVTVCEDVWAPGGPLLAQALAGALVAVNVNGSPYSMGKWRLREEMLRTRARDYAIAIAYNNMVGGQDELVFDGLGFVVDAAGGVVARGPAFDEALIVADLDVEAIRTLRRYNPIRTLDALTGEGVRAPVYTLSTDPPEAGRPALPRAEETDPPGEVEEVYRALVLGTRDYVRKNRFRHVVVGLSGGVDSSLVAAIAADALGPDAVTGVTMPSRFTSEESRRYAAALAGALGIRTIDLPIEPMAGAYEAALAPAFAGKPRNEAEENIQARIRGTLLMGLSNKFNWLVLTTGNKSEMSVGYATLYGDMAGGFAVIKDVPKTLVYRLARRLNERAGRDLIPAGVIGRAPTAELREQQTDQDTLPPYEVLDPILRLYVEDDRSAEEIIAHGFDPATVARVIRMVDVSEYKRRQAPPGIKITPKAFGRDRRLPITNWYRGRRALDTAPTRPPSA, encoded by the coding sequence ATGACGCCGCGGTTTCGGATCGCGATGGCTCAGATCAACCCCACGGTCGGGGACTTCGAGGGCAACACGCGCAAGATCATCGAGCGCCTCGACGAGGCGCAGGCCCTCGGCGCGGACGTGGTGTCGTTCCCCGAGCTCGCCGTCCCCGGCTACCCGCCCGAGGACCTGCTGGTCAAGGCGGACTTCATCGAGGAAAATCTCGCCTGCCTCCACGAGATCGCGCGGCACACGAGCCGCACCGTCGCGGTCGTGGGCTGCGTCGACTCCGGCGAGCATCTCTACAACGCCGCCGCGGTCCTCGCCGGCGGACGGATCGCCGGCATGTACCGCAAGATGCGCCTCCCGAACTACGGGGTCTTCGACGAGAAGCGCTACTTTCAGCCGGGCACGGACGCGCCGGTGTTCGTCGTGCGCGGCGTACCGGTCGGCGTGACGGTGTGCGAGGACGTCTGGGCGCCCGGCGGCCCGCTGCTCGCCCAGGCGCTCGCCGGCGCGCTCGTCGCGGTGAACGTCAACGGCTCGCCCTACTCGATGGGCAAGTGGCGGCTCCGCGAGGAGATGCTGCGGACGCGGGCCCGCGACTACGCGATCGCGATCGCCTACAACAACATGGTCGGCGGCCAGGACGAGCTCGTCTTCGACGGACTCGGCTTCGTCGTCGATGCGGCCGGCGGGGTGGTGGCGCGCGGGCCGGCGTTCGACGAGGCGCTCATCGTCGCCGACCTGGACGTCGAGGCGATCCGGACCCTGCGGCGCTACAATCCGATTCGGACCTTGGACGCGCTGACCGGCGAAGGCGTGCGGGCGCCGGTCTACACGCTCTCCACCGATCCGCCCGAGGCCGGGCGCCCGGCCCTGCCGCGGGCCGAGGAGACGGACCCGCCCGGCGAAGTCGAGGAGGTCTACCGTGCCCTCGTCCTCGGCACCCGCGACTACGTCCGCAAGAACCGGTTTCGCCACGTCGTGGTGGGCCTGAGCGGCGGCGTGGATTCGTCGCTCGTCGCCGCGATCGCCGCGGACGCGCTCGGCCCCGACGCCGTCACCGGCGTCACGATGCCGTCGCGGTTCACGTCGGAGGAGAGCCGCCGGTACGCGGCGGCGCTGGCCGGCGCGCTCGGCATCCGGACCATCGACCTGCCGATCGAGCCGATGGCCGGGGCCTACGAGGCCGCGCTCGCGCCGGCCTTTGCCGGCAAGCCGCGCAACGAGGCGGAGGAAAACATCCAGGCGCGGATCCGCGGCACGCTGCTCATGGGATTGTCCAACAAGTTTAACTGGCTCGTGCTGACGACCGGCAACAAGAGCGAGATGAGCGTCGGCTACGCGACCCTGTACGGGGACATGGCGGGCGGCTTCGCGGTCATCAAGGACGTGCCGAAGACGCTGGTCTACCGGCTGGCGCGCCGGCTCAACGAGCGCGCGGGCCGGGACCTCATCCCCGCGGGCGTCATCGGCCGCGCCCCCACCGCGGAACTGCGCGAGCAGCAGACCGATCAGGACACGCTGCCGCCGTACGAGGTCCTCGATCCGATCCTCCGGCTGTACGTCGAGGACGACCGCTCCGCGGAGGAGATCATCGCGCACGGCTTCGATCCGGCGACCGTCGCCCGCGTGATCCGGATGGTCGACGTGAGCGAGTACAAGCGGCGCCAGGCGCCCCCCGGGATCAAGATCACGCCGAAGGCGTTCGGACGCGACCGGCGGCTGCCGATTACGAACTGGTACCGCGGCCGCCGCGCCCTGGACACAGCGCCTACCCGCCCACCCAGCGCCTGA
- the mfd gene encoding transcription-repair coupling factor, with the protein MSLSGVLPVLQRRREFLVVGEALEAGRRPWVTGPAGAGKACLLAALVMRAGTRIPAWLAVAPDRDHAERLADDLAAFLPAGAPAVHLVELWDPPLPGEPLSLDAERTRQRLLEALHRGEPVVAVASAAGLVVPMPDPAWLAGVRVELRAGAPLRLENATARLAAGGYERVDLVHVPGEMSVRGGIVDVYPPSSDHPVRAEWVGDEIESVRLFDPETQRTTGTIDAVVILPARADMTVAPEREAGRPASGALLPSLLDGEAVCVLDEPDEVARQAAALVKQAEAARDHAVETEQIPDGTPVAVVPWEDLAAALGAHRLLALSTLRTPPERGGYVAAPIGFGTVESFAGQVEGFAEQTRRWIAGRQRVVVASRQAHRVRELLAEHGVIAAESGALDAPPEPGTITVVGQPLTQGFSLDDLVVVTDSEILGWRRRRGRPRWFRDGARLASWTELVPGDLIVHVHHGIGVYRGLERLTMDGGARDYLHLEYAQGDALYVPTDQISLVQRYVGVDGQAPQINRLGGTEWEREKRRVRERTREMARELLDLYAARERAGGHAFGTDTPWQQEMEEAFLYEETPDQRKAIEDVKRDMEAGRPMDRLVCGDVGYGKTEVALRAAFKAVMDGRQVAVLVPTTLLAQQHYTVFHERFAPFPVRVEMLSRFKSPKEQRAVLEGLRDGTIDVVIGTHALLNKNVTFHALGLVVVDEEQRFGVRHKERLKQLRTQVDVLTLTATPIPRTLHMSLAGLRDLSVMETPPEARQPIRTYIHEDDPAVIADAIRRELARDGQVYVVHNRVETIDRAAERIRRLVPEARVVVAHGQMPETQLERIMLDFLGGRADVLVCTTIVEIGLDIPRVNTILIENAHLLGLAQLYQLRGRVGRADRQAYAYLLHPRDARLTPEAEQRLVAMREFVELGSGMRLAMRDLEIRGAGNILGSEQHGHLAAVGFDLYMRLLDEAIRELRGEIVEETPDPTVDLGVEAYLPESYVEVPAQRVAAYRRLAETRTPEDAAAAVEELRDRYGPPPDPVRRLGDVVRLRARARAAGVATISRGAGGVLVRLLHAAAAGPRVHTRIAQSRGRLRWTAEGIFIPTAGMDADTIIQTVERFLEWLAAEARRDTDAPGQPASVSSSPAAGPPAGAAAGSGASGGIRGTRPPRRAATG; encoded by the coding sequence ATGTCCCTGTCCGGTGTGCTCCCGGTCCTGCAGCGCAGACGGGAGTTTCTTGTCGTTGGCGAGGCATTGGAGGCCGGCCGGCGCCCGTGGGTTACGGGTCCGGCGGGCGCGGGAAAGGCATGCCTGCTCGCGGCGCTGGTCATGCGTGCCGGCACTCGGATTCCGGCGTGGCTGGCCGTCGCGCCGGACCGCGATCATGCCGAGCGCCTGGCCGACGATCTCGCGGCGTTTCTCCCGGCGGGGGCGCCCGCCGTGCATCTCGTCGAGTTGTGGGATCCCCCGCTCCCCGGCGAGCCGCTCTCGCTCGACGCCGAGCGCACGCGCCAGCGCCTCCTCGAAGCCCTGCATCGCGGCGAGCCGGTCGTCGCCGTGGCCTCGGCGGCGGGCCTCGTCGTGCCGATGCCGGATCCCGCCTGGCTCGCGGGCGTCCGCGTGGAGCTCCGCGCGGGCGCGCCCCTCCGGCTCGAGAACGCCACGGCGCGCCTCGCCGCCGGCGGCTACGAGCGCGTCGACCTCGTCCACGTCCCGGGCGAGATGAGCGTGCGCGGCGGCATCGTCGACGTGTACCCCCCGTCTTCCGACCATCCGGTGCGGGCCGAGTGGGTCGGAGACGAGATCGAGTCGGTCCGGCTCTTCGACCCGGAGACGCAGCGCACGACCGGAACGATCGACGCCGTCGTGATTCTCCCCGCCCGCGCGGACATGACGGTCGCCCCCGAACGCGAAGCGGGCCGCCCCGCGTCCGGCGCGCTCCTGCCCTCGCTCCTCGACGGCGAGGCCGTGTGCGTGCTCGACGAACCGGACGAAGTCGCGCGCCAGGCGGCCGCGCTGGTCAAGCAGGCCGAAGCCGCGCGCGACCACGCCGTCGAGACCGAGCAGATCCCGGACGGCACGCCGGTGGCCGTCGTCCCGTGGGAGGACCTCGCCGCCGCCCTCGGCGCGCACCGCCTCCTCGCCCTCTCCACGCTGCGCACGCCTCCCGAGCGCGGCGGCTACGTCGCGGCGCCGATCGGCTTTGGGACGGTGGAGTCGTTCGCCGGCCAGGTCGAGGGGTTCGCCGAGCAGACGCGGCGCTGGATCGCCGGCCGGCAGCGGGTCGTGGTGGCGAGCCGCCAGGCGCACCGGGTGCGCGAGCTGCTGGCCGAGCACGGGGTGATCGCCGCGGAGAGCGGGGCGCTCGACGCCCCGCCCGAGCCCGGCACCATCACCGTGGTGGGACAGCCGCTCACGCAGGGGTTCTCGCTCGACGACCTCGTCGTCGTGACCGACAGCGAGATCCTGGGCTGGCGGCGGCGGCGCGGCCGGCCGCGCTGGTTCCGGGACGGCGCCCGTCTCGCGAGCTGGACGGAGCTCGTGCCCGGCGACCTCATCGTGCACGTGCACCACGGCATCGGCGTCTATCGCGGCCTCGAGCGGCTCACCATGGATGGGGGCGCGCGCGACTACCTGCACCTCGAGTACGCGCAGGGCGACGCGCTGTACGTGCCCACCGACCAGATCTCGCTGGTGCAGCGGTATGTCGGCGTCGACGGGCAGGCGCCGCAGATCAACCGGCTCGGCGGCACCGAGTGGGAGCGCGAGAAGCGCCGCGTGCGCGAGCGGACCAGGGAGATGGCGCGCGAGCTGCTCGACCTCTACGCGGCCCGGGAGCGCGCCGGGGGCCACGCCTTCGGCACGGACACGCCGTGGCAGCAGGAGATGGAAGAGGCGTTTCTGTACGAGGAGACCCCGGATCAGCGCAAGGCGATCGAGGACGTCAAGCGGGACATGGAGGCCGGGCGCCCGATGGACCGGCTCGTCTGCGGCGACGTCGGCTACGGCAAGACCGAGGTGGCCCTGCGCGCCGCCTTCAAGGCGGTGATGGACGGCCGTCAAGTCGCGGTGCTCGTCCCCACCACGCTGCTCGCGCAGCAGCACTATACGGTCTTCCACGAGCGCTTCGCACCGTTCCCCGTCCGGGTCGAGATGCTGAGCCGCTTCAAGTCGCCGAAGGAACAGCGCGCGGTGCTCGAGGGGCTGCGCGACGGGACGATCGACGTGGTGATCGGCACGCACGCCCTGCTCAACAAGAACGTGACCTTCCACGCGCTCGGGCTCGTCGTCGTGGACGAGGAGCAGCGGTTCGGCGTCCGGCACAAGGAGCGTCTCAAGCAACTGCGCACGCAGGTCGACGTGCTGACGCTGACGGCGACGCCGATTCCGCGCACGCTGCACATGTCGCTGGCCGGCCTGCGGGACCTGTCCGTGATGGAGACCCCCCCGGAGGCGCGCCAGCCCATTCGAACGTACATCCACGAGGACGATCCGGCCGTGATCGCCGATGCGATCCGCCGTGAGCTCGCCCGCGACGGTCAGGTCTACGTGGTGCACAACCGCGTCGAGACGATCGACCGCGCGGCCGAACGGATCCGCCGGCTCGTCCCGGAGGCGCGCGTCGTGGTCGCGCACGGCCAGATGCCGGAGACGCAGCTCGAGCGGATCATGCTCGACTTCCTCGGCGGGCGCGCGGACGTCCTCGTCTGCACGACGATCGTGGAGATCGGGCTCGACATCCCGCGCGTGAACACCATCCTGATCGAGAACGCGCACCTGCTGGGGCTCGCGCAGCTCTACCAGCTGCGGGGCCGCGTGGGCCGGGCCGACCGCCAGGCCTACGCGTACCTGCTGCATCCGCGCGACGCGCGGCTCACGCCCGAGGCGGAACAGCGGCTCGTCGCGATGCGGGAGTTCGTCGAACTCGGCTCCGGCATGCGTCTGGCGATGCGCGACCTCGAGATCCGGGGCGCCGGCAACATCCTCGGCTCCGAGCAGCACGGACACCTCGCCGCGGTCGGCTTCGACCTGTACATGCGGCTCCTGGACGAGGCGATCCGGGAGCTGCGGGGCGAGATCGTCGAGGAAACGCCCGACCCGACCGTCGACCTCGGCGTCGAGGCCTACCTGCCGGAGTCGTACGTCGAGGTGCCGGCCCAGCGGGTCGCGGCGTACCGACGGCTCGCCGAGACACGCACGCCCGAGGACGCGGCCGCCGCGGTCGAGGAGCTCCGCGATCGCTACGGTCCGCCGCCGGACCCTGTGCGGCGCCTCGGAGACGTGGTCCGGCTGCGGGCGCGCGCGCGCGCGGCGGGCGTCGCGACGATCTCCCGCGGCGCAGGCGGCGTGCTGGTCCGCCTCCTGCATGCCGCGGCCGCCGGGCCGCGGGTGCACACGCGGATCGCACAGTCGCGCGGGCGGCTGCGCTGGACCGCGGAAGGGATCTTCATTCCGACGGCCGGCATGGACGCGGACACGATCATTCAGACGGTCGAGCGGTTCCTGGAGTGGCTCGCCGCGGAGGCGCGGCGCGATACGGACGCGCCGGGACAGCCCGCTTCCGTTTCCTCGTCGCCGGCGGCGGGTCCGCCGGCCGGCGCTGCGGCCGGGTCGGGCGCGTCGGGCGGCATCCGCGGGACCCGGCCACCCCGCCGCGCGGCCACAGGATGA
- a CDS encoding ABC transporter substrate-binding protein, giving the protein MTHRRLTRRGFVRGTAAIGAGLATAPWLGAAPAAAAPVRGGRVTVGVQAEIPHLDPHRTALTISYVSLSPMYQALTELGPNLELRPQLATSWKVSPDGLSWTFALRRGVRFHNGRTLTSRDVRFSVERILDPKTGARGRGDLSAIAAIDTPDPNTVVFRLKAPFGFFPNKLATTYQAIIPREAVNASNNVTKPIGTGPFQFGDWVTNDHLTMRRFDGYWESGKPYLDEVTLKPIPDETVRLTALQTGDVSIVDSVPQARLQGLFAQPSRDYVIRLVRGGAGQGVIVLNTRRKPFDNVKVRQAVAYAVNKREMVDAQYRGWGVTDNQNFSPTSPWYLPVKDRPFDVARAKSLLAEAGMPNGFKITISIANGYGFPEVAQVIQAQVRRIGVDVAIQLYDVPSWANRINTGNFDIDLTGFFAKVDPDDAYYRYTHSNGGVWQLSGYLNDPELDRLLDEGRTEADIAKAKTTYTRVVEILQDSASMLIFGSGHSAAGWRSNVQGYSPQLIGALSYAGGGLQEAWLAK; this is encoded by the coding sequence ATGACGCACCGCAGACTGACGAGGAGGGGGTTCGTCCGCGGGACGGCCGCGATCGGCGCGGGGCTGGCGACCGCTCCGTGGCTGGGCGCGGCACCCGCCGCGGCCGCGCCGGTCCGCGGGGGACGCGTGACCGTCGGCGTCCAGGCGGAAATTCCTCACCTCGACCCGCACCGGACCGCGCTCACGATCTCGTACGTCAGCCTCTCGCCGATGTACCAGGCGCTGACCGAGCTCGGCCCCAACCTCGAGCTGCGTCCGCAGCTGGCGACATCGTGGAAGGTCTCCCCGGACGGGTTGTCGTGGACGTTTGCGCTGCGGCGCGGGGTCCGGTTCCACAACGGCCGGACGCTGACGTCGCGCGACGTGCGGTTCAGCGTCGAGCGCATCCTCGACCCCAAGACCGGCGCGCGCGGCCGCGGCGACTTGAGCGCCATCGCGGCGATCGACACGCCCGACCCCAACACCGTCGTCTTCCGGCTGAAAGCGCCGTTCGGCTTCTTCCCGAACAAGCTCGCGACGACGTACCAGGCCATCATACCGCGGGAGGCCGTCAACGCGAGCAACAACGTCACGAAGCCGATCGGCACCGGGCCGTTCCAGTTCGGCGACTGGGTGACGAACGACCATCTGACCATGCGGCGCTTCGACGGCTACTGGGAGTCCGGCAAGCCGTATCTCGACGAGGTGACGCTGAAGCCGATTCCCGACGAGACAGTGCGGCTCACGGCGCTTCAGACGGGCGACGTCTCGATTGTGGACTCCGTGCCGCAGGCGCGCCTGCAGGGGTTGTTCGCCCAGCCCTCCCGCGATTACGTGATCCGCCTCGTGCGTGGCGGCGCCGGCCAGGGCGTCATCGTGCTCAACACCCGCCGTAAGCCGTTCGACAACGTGAAGGTCCGCCAGGCGGTCGCCTACGCGGTGAACAAGCGCGAGATGGTGGACGCGCAGTACCGCGGCTGGGGCGTGACCGACAACCAGAACTTCTCGCCCACCTCGCCGTGGTATCTGCCGGTGAAGGACCGCCCGTTCGACGTCGCGCGCGCCAAGTCGCTGCTGGCCGAGGCCGGCATGCCGAACGGCTTCAAGATCACGATATCGATCGCCAACGGCTACGGGTTTCCGGAGGTCGCACAGGTGATCCAGGCGCAGGTGCGCCGGATCGGCGTCGACGTCGCCATCCAACTCTACGACGTGCCGTCGTGGGCCAACCGCATCAACACCGGGAATTTCGATATCGATCTCACGGGGTTCTTCGCGAAGGTCGATCCGGACGACGCCTACTACCGCTACACCCACTCGAACGGCGGGGTCTGGCAGCTCAGCGGCTACCTGAACGATCCCGAGCTCGACCGGCTGCTGGACGAGGGCCGGACCGAGGCCGACATCGCGAAGGCCAAGACGACGTACACGCGGGTCGTGGAGATTTTACAGGATTCGGCGTCGATGCTGATCTTCGGAAGCGGCCACTCCGCCGCCGGCTGGCGGTCGAACGTTCAGGGCTACTCGCCGCAGCTGATCGGCGCGCTGTCCTACGCCGGAGGCGGCCTCCAGGAGGCATGGCTGGCGAAGTAA
- a CDS encoding ABC transporter permease gives MIRYLQGRLLALVLVLALMSVIVFSFVHLIPGDPVVAILGTEVDQETQQSLRHAMGLDRPLLAQYALWVGGALRGNLGESVRTHQPVAAILGQKLPVTLQLTAAAMIVGLSIALPAGVLAAVRRNSAVDLGAMGIALGGVSIPSFWLGVMLILLFSLHWRLFPAIGYVPVARDPADALRHMVLPAVTLGLGLAGALTRMVRSDVLEELGREYVRTARAKGLRFARVIARHILRNALLPTLTVLGVQVSVLLGGAVITEQIFAWPGVGQLIVQAVQSRDYPVLQGGILIVAVLAAVVQLLVDLAYAVMNPRIRFG, from the coding sequence GTGATCCGCTACCTGCAGGGCCGCCTGCTCGCGCTGGTCCTGGTGCTCGCCTTGATGTCCGTGATCGTGTTCTCGTTTGTGCATCTGATCCCGGGCGATCCGGTCGTCGCCATCCTCGGGACGGAAGTGGATCAGGAGACGCAGCAGAGCCTGCGGCACGCGATGGGCCTCGACCGCCCGCTGCTCGCGCAGTACGCGCTGTGGGTCGGCGGGGCCCTGCGGGGGAACCTCGGCGAATCGGTGCGCACGCATCAACCCGTCGCGGCGATCCTGGGCCAGAAGCTGCCGGTGACCCTCCAGCTGACCGCGGCCGCGATGATCGTGGGACTGTCCATCGCGCTGCCGGCCGGCGTGCTCGCCGCGGTGCGGCGCAACTCGGCGGTCGACCTGGGTGCCATGGGCATCGCGCTCGGCGGCGTCTCAATTCCGTCGTTCTGGCTCGGCGTGATGCTGATCTTGCTGTTCTCGCTGCACTGGCGGCTCTTTCCCGCGATCGGCTACGTGCCGGTCGCCCGCGATCCCGCGGACGCGCTGCGGCACATGGTGCTCCCGGCGGTGACCCTGGGCCTCGGACTCGCCGGCGCCCTGACCCGGATGGTCCGGTCCGACGTCCTGGAGGAATTGGGCCGCGAGTACGTGCGCACCGCGAGGGCCAAGGGCCTCAGGTTCGCGCGCGTCATCGCCCGGCACATCCTCCGCAACGCGCTGCTGCCGACGCTGACGGTGCTCGGCGTCCAGGTCAGCGTGCTGCTCGGCGGCGCCGTCATCACGGAGCAGATCTTCGCCTGGCCCGGTGTGGGCCAGCTGATCGTCCAGGCGGTCCAGAGCCGCGACTATCCGGTGCTGCAGGGCGGGATTCTGATCGTGGCGGTGCTGGCCGCGGTGGTCCAGCTGCTCGTCGATCTCGCCTACGCCGTCATGAATCCGAGGATCCGCTTCGGATGA